Proteins co-encoded in one Kutzneria chonburiensis genomic window:
- a CDS encoding FAD-binding oxidoreductase produces MVRMIRESFAVVEPCADEVAKFFYGMLFSLAPTTRDMFPVNMSVQRSRLLRALVHVVQMVDRPDDLIPFLRQLGRDHRKFGVVASHYESVGTALLASIKKFAGKSWTPQVERAWAEAYTIMARSMQEAAAADEGPAFWPATVVDHKRLSWGLAVVRVQPDYPVPYQPGQYVSVETPQRPRLWRYYSPANAPREDGTIEFHIRAVNSGWVSRSIVAHTQVGDQWRIGAPMGRLTVDREGERDILMVAGGTGVSPMRSILDNLAQWGENPRVHLFVGGRTREDLYDLENLQRIAQSNPWLTVVPVVESEPGLQGYEHGSLADVVTRYGAWSDREVLVCGSPAMIRATVSRMLVAGTPLDHIRYDPFTLD; encoded by the coding sequence ATGGTGCGGATGATTCGCGAGAGCTTCGCGGTCGTTGAACCCTGCGCCGACGAAGTGGCGAAGTTCTTCTACGGGATGCTGTTCAGCCTCGCGCCGACCACCCGGGACATGTTCCCGGTGAACATGTCGGTGCAGCGCAGCCGCCTGCTGCGGGCCCTCGTGCACGTGGTGCAGATGGTCGACCGCCCGGACGACCTGATCCCGTTCCTGCGCCAGCTCGGCCGCGACCACCGCAAGTTCGGCGTGGTCGCCAGCCACTACGAGTCGGTCGGCACCGCGCTGCTGGCCTCGATCAAGAAGTTCGCCGGCAAGTCGTGGACGCCGCAGGTCGAGCGGGCCTGGGCCGAGGCGTACACGATCATGGCCCGGTCCATGCAGGAGGCCGCGGCGGCCGACGAGGGCCCCGCCTTCTGGCCGGCCACCGTCGTCGACCACAAGCGCCTGAGCTGGGGTCTGGCCGTCGTCCGGGTGCAGCCCGACTACCCGGTGCCCTACCAGCCCGGCCAGTACGTGAGCGTGGAGACCCCGCAGCGGCCCCGGTTGTGGCGCTACTACAGCCCGGCCAACGCGCCCCGCGAGGACGGCACCATCGAGTTCCACATCCGCGCCGTCAACAGCGGCTGGGTCAGCCGGTCGATCGTGGCCCACACCCAGGTCGGCGACCAGTGGCGGATCGGCGCCCCGATGGGCCGGCTCACCGTGGACCGCGAGGGTGAGCGGGACATTCTGATGGTCGCCGGCGGCACCGGTGTCTCCCCGATGCGGTCCATCCTGGACAACCTGGCCCAGTGGGGCGAGAACCCCCGGGTGCACCTGTTCGTCGGCGGCCGCACCCGTGAGGACCTGTACGACCTGGAGAACCTCCAGCGCATCGCCCAGAGCAACCCCTGGCTGACCGTGGTGCCGGTGGTCGAGTCCGAGCCGGGCCTGCAGGGCTACGAGCACGGCTCGCTGGCCGACGTGGTCACCCGCTACGGCGCCTGGTCGGACCGGGAGGTCCTGGTCTGCGGCTCGCCGGCGATGATCCGGGCCACCGTGTCGCGGATGCTGGTGGCCGGCACGCCGCTGGACCACATCCGCTACGACCCGTTCACCCTCGACTAA
- a CDS encoding MarR family winged helix-turn-helix transcriptional regulator, translating into MGPSVDEALELIRQLRMLNQIQNAARARFWDDEFGLHPAAGALLADVVARGEVRVSDLAEQRVVDTSVVSRQIAQLQKAGLVDRRPSPSDGRVALISPTERGLQVLAGWKEKQAELIRSAFGDWDDSRLSAANGVLRELVASLRASLEA; encoded by the coding sequence ATGGGGCCGTCGGTCGACGAGGCGCTCGAGCTGATCCGGCAGCTGCGGATGCTCAACCAGATCCAGAACGCGGCTCGGGCCCGGTTCTGGGACGACGAGTTCGGCCTGCACCCGGCGGCCGGCGCGCTGCTGGCCGACGTGGTGGCCCGCGGCGAGGTCCGGGTGTCCGACCTGGCCGAGCAGCGCGTGGTCGACACCTCCGTGGTCAGCCGGCAGATCGCCCAGCTCCAGAAGGCCGGCCTTGTCGATCGCCGTCCGTCGCCCAGCGACGGCCGGGTGGCGCTGATCAGCCCGACCGAGCGCGGCCTTCAGGTGCTGGCCGGCTGGAAGGAGAAGCAGGCCGAGTTGATCCGGTCGGCCTTCGGCGACTGGGACGATTCGCGGCTGAGCGCGGCCAATGGCGTGCTGCGTGAGCTGGTCGCGTCGCTGCGGGCGTCGCTGGAAGCGTGA
- a CDS encoding heat shock protein transcriptional repressor HspR: protein MGNPFSFPPGTNEDTPVFVISVAAQLSGLHAQTLRSYDRLGLVSPGRATGGGRRYSARDISLLREVQRLSQEEGVNLAGIKRIIDLENQVDALKSRLTELLEELAAAHAAAEQAAAAVHASYRRDLVPVRQQQQIVVWKPKK, encoded by the coding sequence ATGGGCAACCCGTTCTCGTTCCCGCCGGGGACCAACGAGGACACTCCGGTGTTCGTGATCTCGGTGGCGGCCCAGCTCTCCGGGCTGCACGCGCAGACGCTGCGCAGCTACGACCGGCTCGGCCTGGTGTCGCCGGGCCGGGCCACCGGCGGTGGTCGGCGCTACTCGGCCCGGGACATCTCGCTGCTCCGCGAGGTGCAGCGGCTGTCCCAGGAGGAAGGCGTCAACCTGGCCGGCATCAAGCGCATCATCGACCTGGAGAACCAGGTGGACGCGCTGAAGTCCCGGCTGACCGAGCTGCTGGAGGAGCTGGCCGCGGCGCACGCGGCGGCCGAGCAGGCCGCGGCCGCGGTGCACGCCTCGTACCGCCGCGACCTGGTGCCGGTCCGTCAGCAGCAGCAGATCGTGGTCTGGAAGCCCAAGAAGTAA
- a CDS encoding pyridoxamine 5'-phosphate oxidase family protein, with translation MTPVHLAPTGTAGPELLQLELSDAPSPAVTDITLHPDDPLGAMPDAAHLPGSRGEHLLQRAFGSVDRATRFYRDQVLDHLNDEMRGFVTRMDMAFIGTADAAGECDVSFRAGPRGFVQVLGERWLAYPEYRGNGVMASLGNISENAHVAMLLLDFVDDLIGLHVNGRARIVDDAELRAVHPDLPTEFDRGRTPERWVVLEVVEAYIHCRKHIPRLVPVDRTRDWGTDDRRSKGGDFFGVRSARTAAR, from the coding sequence GTGACCCCCGTCCACCTTGCTCCGACCGGTACCGCCGGTCCCGAGCTGCTCCAGCTGGAGCTGTCGGATGCGCCGTCCCCCGCGGTGACCGACATCACCCTGCACCCCGACGATCCGTTGGGCGCGATGCCCGACGCGGCCCACTTACCCGGTTCGCGCGGCGAGCACCTGCTCCAGCGCGCCTTCGGCTCGGTCGACCGGGCCACCCGCTTCTACCGTGATCAGGTCCTCGACCATCTCAACGACGAGATGCGTGGGTTCGTTACACGCATGGACATGGCCTTCATCGGCACGGCCGACGCCGCAGGCGAGTGCGACGTCTCCTTCCGGGCCGGCCCGCGCGGCTTCGTCCAGGTGCTGGGCGAGCGCTGGCTGGCCTATCCCGAGTACCGGGGCAACGGCGTCATGGCCAGCCTCGGCAACATCAGCGAGAACGCCCACGTGGCGATGCTGCTGCTGGACTTCGTCGACGACCTGATCGGCCTGCACGTCAACGGCCGGGCTCGCATCGTCGACGACGCCGAGCTGCGGGCGGTGCACCCCGATCTACCGACCGAGTTCGACCGCGGCCGCACGCCCGAGCGCTGGGTGGTGCTCGAGGTGGTCGAGGCCTACATTCACTGCCGCAAGCACATCCCCAGGCTGGTGCCGGTCGACCGGACCCGGGACTGGGGCACCGACGACCGCCGCAGCAAGGGCGGGGACTTCTTCGGCGTCCGATCGGCCAGAACGGCGGCCCGCTAG
- a CDS encoding MarR family winged helix-turn-helix transcriptional regulator encodes MDEHDQADRREAAQAVERALSVLFGRARSFSLQVAKQVHPGLDTASYALLVHLYETGPVRAAEIVERTGLDKSTVSRQIARLEELGLLERAVDSADGRARIVQLTETGHDRLDAVRSDRRKLLWERLSHWSNEDMHTFSALLDRLNEVL; translated from the coding sequence GTGGACGAGCACGATCAGGCTGACCGCCGGGAGGCAGCCCAGGCCGTGGAGCGGGCCCTTTCGGTGCTGTTCGGCCGGGCCCGCAGCTTCTCCCTGCAGGTCGCCAAGCAGGTCCACCCGGGCCTGGACACCGCCTCGTACGCCCTGCTCGTGCACCTGTACGAGACCGGACCGGTGCGCGCCGCGGAGATCGTGGAGCGCACCGGCCTCGACAAGTCGACGGTCAGCCGGCAGATCGCCCGGCTGGAGGAGCTCGGCCTGCTGGAACGGGCCGTGGACAGCGCCGACGGCCGGGCCCGCATCGTGCAGCTGACCGAGACCGGCCACGACCGGCTGGACGCCGTCCGCAGCGACCGCCGCAAGCTGCTGTGGGAGCGGCTCTCGCACTGGTCCAACGAGGACATGCACACGTTCTCCGCCCTGTTGGATCGGCTGAACGAGGTGCTGTGA